One genomic window of Candidatus Nitrospira inopinata includes the following:
- a CDS encoding site-specific DNA-methyltransferase produces the protein MTDQPDKLDLRSHDIAEDKRQELLRLFPEIRTEGGKIDFDRLKLALGESVDVGKERYGMTWPGKAECFKTIQMPSLGTLRPCLEESVNFDTTENLIIEGDNLEVLKLLQKSYLGKVKMIYIDPPYNTGNDFIYPDNYTESLQTYLEYTGQVDAQGKKFSTNTETDGRFHSKWLNMMYPRLYLARNLLREDGLVFISIDDTEVDNLKKLANEIFGEENFVEQLVWKNKYNSGALTKGFSNVHEYIVCYSKMPVENILAPLSEEAIAEYKGKDVKFPVRGGYVTQPLATGSKDPRPNLRFPITWKGQEIWPDKQWLWSKERVDAALANDEIVVNETDGKLNVRVKQYLRDERGQMRKTKPLSLLIGPYNQEGSKEVDGLLGKDVFDFPKPSALIQFLLSISVNDGSNSEDIILDYMAGSGTTAHAVLDLNKQDGGNRKFILVQLPEPTGRQDYPTIADICKERVRRVIKSLNDEDAGKLDLEGAKPQDRGFKVFKLAESNFTPWEAEAPKDAETLARQLDLHVDHIREGRAELDLLYEILLKSGFPLTTPVQKLTLPLTTALSQEERGKTVYSVAGGALFICLERDLTLDLIRAMADKKPERVVCLDAGFAGNDQLKANAVQIFKTKGVTSFKTV, from the coding sequence ATGACCGACCAGCCCGACAAGCTCGATTTACGCTCCCACGACATTGCCGAGGACAAGCGACAAGAATTGCTGCGCCTGTTTCCGGAAATCCGCACGGAAGGCGGGAAGATTGATTTCGACAGGTTGAAGCTCGCGCTGGGCGAATCCGTGGATGTCGGCAAGGAACGCTACGGCATGACCTGGCCGGGGAAGGCCGAGTGTTTCAAAACCATCCAGATGCCGAGCCTTGGCACCCTACGGCCCTGTCTGGAAGAGAGCGTGAACTTCGACACGACCGAGAACCTCATCATCGAGGGCGACAATCTGGAGGTGCTGAAGCTGTTGCAGAAGTCCTACCTGGGCAAGGTCAAGATGATTTACATTGACCCGCCCTACAACACCGGCAACGACTTCATCTATCCCGACAACTACACCGAAAGTTTGCAGACCTATCTGGAATACACCGGGCAGGTGGATGCGCAAGGCAAGAAGTTTTCCACCAATACCGAGACGGACGGCCGCTTTCACTCAAAATGGCTCAACATGATGTACCCACGGCTGTATCTGGCGAGGAATCTGTTGCGGGAGGACGGATTGGTTTTTATCAGCATTGATGACACGGAGGTCGATAATCTCAAGAAGTTGGCAAATGAGATATTTGGCGAGGAGAATTTTGTTGAGCAACTTGTCTGGAAGAACAAGTACAACTCGGGAGCCCTTACCAAGGGATTCTCGAATGTTCATGAGTACATTGTCTGTTACTCGAAAATGCCTGTCGAAAATATTCTCGCGCCTCTTTCTGAGGAAGCAATTGCTGAGTACAAGGGCAAAGATGTGAAGTTCCCGGTTCGAGGGGGCTATGTCACACAACCCTTGGCTACCGGGAGCAAGGATCCGAGACCAAATCTCCGATTCCCAATCACTTGGAAAGGGCAAGAGATATGGCCTGACAAGCAGTGGTTATGGTCAAAGGAACGCGTCGATGCAGCACTGGCAAACGACGAGATCGTCGTGAATGAAACCGACGGCAAGTTAAACGTCCGGGTGAAGCAATATCTCCGAGACGAACGTGGTCAGATGCGCAAAACCAAGCCACTTTCGCTACTAATCGGCCCATATAACCAGGAAGGCTCGAAAGAAGTGGATGGTCTTCTCGGAAAGGATGTGTTTGATTTTCCGAAGCCGTCCGCACTGATTCAGTTTCTTCTTTCAATTTCAGTTAACGATGGGTCGAATTCCGAGGATATCATCTTGGACTATATGGCTGGCTCCGGCACCACCGCCCACGCAGTCCTCGATCTGAATAAACAGGACGGCGGCAATCGCAAGTTCATTCTGGTTCAGCTTCCAGAGCCTACAGGGCGGCAGGACTACCCCACCATCGCCGACATCTGCAAGGAGCGCGTGCGGCGCGTCATCAAGAGTCTCAACGATGAAGATGCTGGAAAGCTCGATTTGGAAGGCGCCAAGCCGCAGGACCGTGGATTCAAAGTCTTCAAGCTCGCCGAATCCAACTTCACTCCCTGGGAGGCCGAAGCGCCCAAAGATGCAGAGACCCTGGCCCGGCAACTCGACCTCCACGTGGACCACATCCGCGAGGGCCGCGCCGAGCTGGACCTTCTCTATGAAATCCTGCTCAAAAGCGGCTTCCCGCTCACCACGCCGGTCCAGAAGCTGACGCTTCCCCTCACCACGGCCCTCTCCCAGGAGGAGAGGGGGAAAACCGTGTACAGCGTAGCGGGAGGAGCTCTCTTCATCTGCCTGGAACGGGATCTGACGTTGGACCTGATCCGGGCCATGGCCGACAAGAAACCGGAGCGGGTCGTGTGCCTGGACGCAGGCTTTGCCGGCAACGACCAGCTCAAGGCCAACGCCGTGCAGATCTTCAAAACCAAAGGCGTGACGAGTTTTAAGACGGTGTGA
- a CDS encoding SNF2-related protein produces the protein MSLTPYHAKYLAHELTRRCASDSMEKFASVLADAQVDLNPHQVEAALFAFRSPFSKGAILADEVGLGKTIEAGLLIAQKWAERKRRLLVILPANLRKQWSQELEDKFYLPSVILETRSFNEAIRAGHLNPFQQDAVVLCSYQFARSKEPYLRQTAWDLVVIDEAHRLRNVYKGSSKIALAIKQAVAPFPKVLLTATPLQNSLLELYGLVSIIDDFAFGDLQSYRSRFSRLGDDTDFAELKERLAPLCKRTLRRQALEYVKYTNRHALVQEFVPTPDEQRLYDLVSNYLQRETLYALPVSQRQLITLILRKLLASSTYAISGTLDGMVQRLQAAAAGAEAVEAPPENLPEDWEQLDELIDEWEEDGATTTEKARLTPDQLADLKRELAELREFHDLAKSIIKNSKGEVLLTALRRGFAAAAEAQAAQGSPALQQKAVVFTESRRTQEYLFRLLEQTEFRGRVMLFNGTNNDQTSKAIYQRWLAKHAGTDRVSGSPSADMRAALVEHFRDEAAILIATEAAAEGINLQFCNLVVNYDLPWNPQRIEQRIGRCHRYGQKFDVVVVNFLNKTNAADQRVYELLDQKFRLFNGVFGASDEVLGAIESGVDFEKRIAGIYHKCRTPEQIQFEFDRLQRELESQIAEGQRDAREKLLDNFDQEVVEKVRIQSQDVLDRFNERLWRLTRYLLRDHARFEDSDFSFMLHSNPFAGEAIHPGPYRMGRRTEDANTYRVGHPLAQRVLALGRGLETPPAEVTFHYRDSGKKIAILESLVGTSGWLACVRLTVSAMETEDHLFFAGATDAGEPLDDVQCRRLFDLPATVERSCVIPEAVAATLAEAHASRERQLLEDFTTRNGRWFDLEMDKLDRWAEDRRISLKAELDELDETIKETKKAARLAPNLPEKLERQRALRQLESKRIEAWKVFDEASREINRQKDALLDEISRRLEQKLEQEPLFTLRWTLG, from the coding sequence ATGAGCCTGACCCCCTACCACGCGAAATACCTGGCTCACGAACTGACCAGGCGTTGCGCCTCCGATAGTATGGAGAAGTTTGCCTCCGTGCTCGCCGATGCGCAGGTTGACCTCAATCCTCACCAGGTCGAGGCGGCACTGTTCGCCTTCCGCAGTCCCTTCTCGAAGGGGGCCATCCTTGCCGACGAAGTGGGCCTCGGTAAAACGATTGAGGCCGGATTACTGATTGCCCAGAAGTGGGCCGAGCGGAAGCGGCGCCTCCTGGTCATCCTTCCCGCCAACCTGCGCAAGCAGTGGAGCCAGGAGCTTGAGGACAAGTTTTATCTCCCCTCGGTGATCCTCGAGACCCGCAGTTTCAACGAAGCCATTCGCGCCGGTCACCTGAACCCGTTCCAACAGGATGCCGTCGTCCTCTGTTCCTACCAGTTTGCGCGCTCCAAAGAACCATACCTTCGCCAAACCGCCTGGGATCTCGTGGTCATCGACGAGGCTCATCGCCTGCGCAATGTCTATAAGGGCTCGAGCAAGATCGCGCTGGCGATCAAACAAGCGGTTGCACCCTTCCCGAAAGTGCTGCTTACCGCCACGCCCCTCCAGAATTCCCTCCTCGAGCTCTACGGTCTCGTCAGCATCATCGACGACTTCGCCTTCGGCGACCTCCAGAGTTACCGCAGCCGCTTCTCGCGTCTCGGCGACGACACCGATTTCGCTGAACTCAAGGAACGTCTTGCGCCTCTCTGCAAGCGCACGCTCCGTCGGCAGGCGCTCGAGTACGTCAAGTACACGAACCGCCACGCGCTCGTGCAGGAATTCGTGCCCACTCCGGATGAGCAGCGGCTGTACGATCTTGTCTCCAACTACCTTCAGCGGGAGACCCTCTACGCCCTGCCGGTGAGCCAGCGGCAGCTTATCACGCTGATCCTGCGGAAGCTCCTCGCCTCCTCGACCTACGCCATCTCCGGCACCCTCGACGGCATGGTGCAGCGGCTCCAGGCCGCCGCGGCGGGCGCCGAAGCCGTGGAAGCCCCACCTGAGAATCTGCCGGAGGACTGGGAACAGCTCGACGAACTGATTGACGAGTGGGAGGAGGACGGTGCAACGACCACCGAAAAGGCACGTCTCACGCCGGACCAGCTCGCCGACCTCAAGCGCGAGCTGGCCGAGCTGCGCGAGTTTCACGACCTTGCCAAGTCCATCATCAAGAACTCGAAGGGCGAGGTGTTGCTGACGGCCCTGCGACGTGGCTTTGCCGCCGCCGCCGAAGCCCAGGCCGCGCAGGGCAGCCCAGCGCTCCAGCAGAAGGCCGTGGTCTTCACCGAGTCGCGCCGCACGCAGGAATATCTCTTCCGGCTCCTGGAGCAAACTGAGTTTCGCGGCCGCGTCATGCTCTTCAACGGCACGAACAACGATCAGACCTCCAAGGCCATCTACCAGCGCTGGTTGGCGAAGCACGCGGGAACGGACCGGGTCAGCGGGTCACCGAGCGCGGACATGCGCGCGGCCCTCGTCGAGCACTTCCGCGATGAGGCAGCCATTTTGATCGCCACCGAAGCCGCCGCCGAGGGCATCAACCTCCAGTTCTGCAACTTGGTGGTGAATTATGACTTGCCCTGGAACCCCCAGCGCATCGAGCAGCGGATCGGCCGCTGCCACCGCTACGGCCAGAAGTTCGACGTCGTGGTGGTGAACTTCCTCAACAAGACCAACGCCGCCGACCAGCGCGTCTACGAGCTGCTGGACCAGAAGTTCCGCCTGTTCAACGGAGTCTTCGGTGCCAGCGACGAGGTGCTCGGCGCGATCGAGTCGGGCGTCGATTTCGAGAAGCGCATCGCAGGGATCTATCACAAGTGCCGCACGCCGGAGCAGATCCAGTTCGAGTTCGACCGGCTCCAGCGCGAGCTGGAGTCACAGATTGCAGAAGGTCAGCGCGACGCGCGCGAGAAGCTCCTCGACAACTTCGATCAGGAAGTGGTCGAGAAGGTCCGTATCCAAAGCCAGGATGTGCTCGACCGCTTCAACGAGCGCCTCTGGCGACTCACCCGCTACCTGCTGCGCGACCACGCGCGCTTCGAGGACTCGGACTTCAGTTTCATGCTCCACAGCAATCCCTTCGCCGGCGAAGCCATTCACCCCGGCCCGTACCGCATGGGCAGGCGCACCGAGGATGCCAATACCTATCGCGTGGGGCACCCACTGGCGCAGCGTGTGCTCGCCCTCGGCCGTGGCCTGGAGACGCCACCGGCGGAGGTCACCTTTCACTACCGCGACAGTGGCAAGAAGATCGCGATCCTTGAGTCCCTCGTCGGCACCAGCGGCTGGCTTGCCTGCGTGAGGCTCACGGTGAGCGCGATGGAGACCGAGGACCATCTCTTCTTTGCAGGCGCAACCGACGCCGGTGAGCCGCTGGACGACGTTCAGTGCCGCCGCCTGTTCGACCTGCCGGCCACGGTGGAGCGGTCATGCGTCATACCCGAGGCCGTCGCCGCAACGCTGGCCGAGGCCCACGCATCCCGCGAGCGTCAGCTCCTCGAGGACTTCACCACCCGCAACGGCCGCTGGTTCGATCTGGAAATGGACAAGCTCGATCGCTGGGCCGAGGATCGGCGGATATCTCTCAAGGCGGAACTCGATGAGCTTGATGAAACGATTAAGGAGACGAAAAAGGCTGCCCGTCTCGCGCCGAACCTTCCGGAGAAGCTGGAACGGCAGAGAGCCTTGCGCCAATTGGAATCCAAGCGGATCGAGGCCTGGAAAGTCTTTGATGAAGCGTCGCGTGAGATCAACCGGCAAAAAGATGCCTTGCTGGATGAGATCAGCCGGCGGCTGGAGCAGAAGCTGGAACAAGAGCCGCTCTTTACGTTGCGATGGACGCTGGGGTGA
- a CDS encoding 6-carboxytetrahydropterin synthase: protein MSSVLLTKRIEFAASHRYVKPEWDEATNRAVFGACYNPPAHGHNYLLEVTVRGEIDPVTGMVVNLFDLKRVLLDVLEEFDHKNLNLDMPYFKDRIPTSENFARLLWTKLAPQPDIGTLHAVRLYEDEDLSADVTAAGGLDRAWVTRRYTFTALRENGEGYAWDLHVTVHGPIDPVTGMVTNISDLDRLVREQIVQPFEKRDLRQVLGVSSVSGSTLVKTMWDRLAGRLTSGTLAAIRLDQTRDLSFEYAG from the coding sequence ATGTCATCCGTTCTCCTCACCAAACGCATTGAGTTCGCCGCCTCGCACCGCTATGTCAAACCGGAGTGGGACGAGGCCACGAACCGGGCCGTGTTCGGGGCCTGCTACAACCCGCCAGCTCATGGACACAACTATCTGCTCGAAGTGACGGTGCGGGGCGAGATCGATCCGGTCACCGGCATGGTCGTCAATCTGTTCGACTTGAAGCGTGTGCTCCTCGATGTGCTGGAAGAATTCGACCACAAGAATCTCAACCTGGACATGCCCTATTTCAAGGATCGGATTCCCACCTCGGAAAACTTCGCCCGATTGCTCTGGACGAAACTGGCGCCCCAACCGGACATCGGGACCCTTCATGCCGTCCGTCTCTACGAAGACGAAGACCTCTCTGCCGATGTCACGGCGGCGGGCGGGCTTGATCGGGCGTGGGTCACCAGGCGCTACACCTTCACGGCCCTCAGGGAGAACGGCGAGGGCTACGCCTGGGATCTGCACGTGACCGTGCACGGGCCGATCGATCCGGTCACCGGCATGGTCACCAATATCAGCGACCTGGATCGACTCGTGCGCGAGCAGATCGTGCAGCCGTTCGAGAAGCGGGATCTCCGACAGGTCTTGGGGGTGTCCTCGGTCAGCGGCTCGACCTTGGTCAAAACGATGTGGGACCGGCTGGCCGGCCGTCTTACGAGTGGAACTCTGGCCGCTATCCGTCTTGACCAAACCCGCGACCTTTCCTTCGAATACGCCGGGTGA
- a CDS encoding DUF3501 family protein, translating to MKALAPSDILSIEDYERRRDAFRARIIELKRRRRISVGPLVTLIFENRETLHFQIQEMLRVERITDPDKVQEELDVYNALLPAPGELSATLLIEITEQAEMKMWLDRFMGLDHGEKVAIVAGGERVYGDFEGGRSQETKISAVHFVRFRPTASMKDTFADLRQPVSLLVDHSGYREEAQVPGSMREEWLADLNDGSS from the coding sequence ATGAAGGCGCTGGCGCCAAGCGATATCCTGTCGATTGAGGACTACGAACGGCGGCGGGACGCCTTTCGGGCCAGGATCATCGAGCTGAAACGCCGTCGGCGGATTTCCGTGGGTCCGTTGGTCACCTTGATTTTTGAAAATCGGGAGACCCTGCACTTTCAGATTCAGGAGATGCTCCGCGTCGAGCGGATTACCGATCCGGACAAGGTGCAGGAAGAGTTGGACGTGTACAACGCGCTCCTGCCGGCTCCCGGCGAGTTGAGCGCCACGTTGTTGATCGAGATTACCGAGCAGGCCGAGATGAAAATGTGGCTTGATCGGTTCATGGGGCTCGATCACGGGGAAAAGGTGGCGATTGTCGCGGGCGGCGAACGGGTCTATGGAGATTTCGAGGGGGGACGCAGTCAAGAGACCAAAATCAGCGCGGTCCATTTCGTCCGGTTTCGCCCCACCGCCTCCATGAAAGATACGTTTGCGGATCTGCGGCAACCCGTGTCGTTGCTGGTCGATCACAGCGGCTATCGGGAGGAAGCACAGGTTCCCGGCAGCATGAGAGAGGAATGGCTGGCCGACTTGAACGACGGATCCTCATAG
- a CDS encoding heterodisulfide reductase-related iron-sulfur binding cluster, whose protein sequence is MKGLSLINPVDSSRLLKETLRIYEVCDGCRRCFNLCPSFNTLLGRIDDYEGDVAKLTDADHRRVVDECYYCKLCFNHCPYTPPHHYEIDFPHLMVLWKKHLAAQRGVRWRDRLLAKTDLLGKLGGLAATVTNGLLQSRPVRKVIEAVAGVHRDRQVLHFAGETFPRWFQRRARPQATGAPVRKVALFSSCLVNYQATDIGKATVQVLEKNGVHVVVPEQRCCGMPNFENGDMEAIQEAARANVAWLHPWIAEGYDVVVPTASCSLMLKREYPELSPDERTKRVAERTFDVCEYLMMMKKTGQLATDFVTNPGRIAYQMPCHLRDQNIGFKSKELLETAGARVELVEQCSGHDGFWSAKQEFFPLSMKIATKAVRAIEQAPADLIASDCPLAGLQLDQAGASAHVGGKATRHPIQIVRDAYGLSSDQ, encoded by the coding sequence ATGAAGGGCCTCAGCCTTATCAATCCCGTCGATTCGTCACGACTCCTCAAAGAAACGCTGCGGATCTATGAAGTCTGCGACGGCTGCCGCCGGTGTTTTAATCTTTGCCCCTCGTTCAATACGTTGCTCGGTCGGATCGATGACTATGAGGGAGACGTGGCCAAGTTGACGGACGCCGACCATCGGCGGGTCGTGGACGAGTGCTATTATTGCAAACTCTGTTTCAACCATTGCCCCTATACGCCGCCCCATCACTACGAAATTGACTTCCCGCATCTGATGGTCCTCTGGAAAAAGCATCTGGCGGCGCAGCGCGGCGTCCGATGGCGGGATCGGCTGCTGGCCAAGACGGACCTGCTCGGGAAATTGGGCGGGCTCGCCGCCACGGTGACCAACGGCTTGTTGCAGAGTCGACCGGTCCGGAAGGTCATTGAAGCGGTGGCGGGAGTCCATCGTGATCGGCAGGTGCTCCATTTCGCCGGCGAGACGTTCCCCCGCTGGTTTCAGCGCCGCGCGCGGCCTCAAGCGACCGGCGCGCCGGTTCGCAAAGTCGCGCTGTTCTCGTCCTGTCTCGTCAATTATCAGGCCACCGATATCGGCAAGGCGACAGTGCAGGTGCTGGAGAAGAACGGCGTCCACGTCGTGGTGCCGGAACAACGTTGTTGCGGGATGCCGAATTTCGAAAACGGAGACATGGAAGCGATTCAAGAAGCCGCCCGCGCCAACGTCGCGTGGCTGCATCCTTGGATTGCCGAGGGATACGACGTCGTGGTGCCGACGGCGAGTTGTAGTTTGATGCTCAAGCGCGAGTATCCGGAGCTCAGCCCCGATGAGCGGACCAAGCGGGTCGCCGAGCGAACGTTCGACGTGTGCGAGTATCTGATGATGATGAAAAAAACGGGGCAGTTGGCGACGGATTTCGTGACGAACCCAGGCCGCATCGCATACCAGATGCCCTGCCATTTGAGAGATCAAAACATCGGCTTCAAGTCGAAAGAATTGCTGGAAACGGCCGGCGCGCGGGTCGAGCTCGTCGAACAGTGTTCCGGCCATGACGGGTTCTGGTCGGCGAAGCAAGAGTTTTTCCCCCTTTCGATGAAGATCGCGACGAAAGCCGTCCGCGCGATCGAGCAGGCGCCGGCCGATCTGATCGCTTCCGATTGTCCCCTGGCCGGATTACAATTGGACCAAGCCGGAGCGTCCGCGCACGTGGGGGGCAAGGCGACCCGACACCCCATCCAGATCGTTCGCGACGCCTACGGGCTTTCATCCGATCAATAG
- a CDS encoding rubrerythrin family protein produces the protein MSKSLKGTKSYENLKHAFAGESQANRRYLYFARRADIEGYPDVGGLFRDTSEAETGHAFGHLDFLKEVGDPATGSPMGNTEANLKCAIEGETYEYTQMYPGMAKTARDEGFPELAEWFETLAKAERSHANRFQKGLDNLK, from the coding sequence ATGAGCAAGAGCCTAAAAGGAACAAAAAGTTACGAGAATCTCAAACATGCCTTTGCCGGCGAGTCACAGGCCAACCGGCGGTATCTCTATTTTGCGCGCCGCGCCGACATCGAAGGGTATCCGGACGTCGGCGGGCTCTTTCGCGACACCTCGGAGGCGGAAACCGGCCATGCCTTCGGCCATCTGGACTTTTTGAAGGAAGTGGGAGATCCGGCGACCGGCAGTCCGATGGGCAATACCGAGGCCAATCTCAAGTGCGCGATCGAAGGCGAAACCTATGAGTACACCCAAATGTATCCGGGAATGGCCAAGACGGCGCGCGATGAAGGGTTCCCCGAGTTGGCCGAGTGGTTTGAGACGCTGGCGAAGGCCGAGCGTTCGCACGCCAATCGGTTTCAGAAGGGCCTGGACAATCTGAAATAG
- a CDS encoding MarR family winged helix-turn-helix transcriptional regulator, whose amino-acid sequence MALSAKMNQDPLPDRLVTGLSKIGLAMKSRTWRRQGRKGVGPLQMQVLTYLRSCQGRAATVSTIARELAVKLPTASEVIRTLAEKGLVRRRQDEADQRIVKVHLTAKGAKAGKTESAWPEVLAAATEQLSPQEQVGLLTALVKLIQVLQQRGEIPVVRMCVSCAHFRPNEHEGADQPHHCRFFDAPFGDQALRLDCPEYIPLQAIRAKGA is encoded by the coding sequence ATGGCCCTGTCGGCGAAGATGAATCAAGACCCTCTTCCGGATCGGTTGGTGACGGGATTGTCGAAAATCGGGTTGGCGATGAAGAGCCGAACGTGGAGGCGGCAGGGGCGAAAAGGGGTCGGTCCCTTGCAAATGCAAGTGCTGACGTATCTGCGGTCCTGTCAAGGCCGGGCGGCGACGGTCTCGACGATCGCGCGGGAATTGGCGGTGAAGCTCCCGACCGCTTCCGAGGTCATCAGAACGCTTGCCGAAAAGGGACTGGTGCGTCGTCGCCAGGACGAGGCCGATCAGCGCATCGTCAAGGTTCATCTGACCGCCAAGGGAGCGAAGGCGGGAAAGACGGAGAGCGCGTGGCCGGAAGTTCTGGCGGCGGCGACCGAACAACTTTCTCCCCAGGAGCAGGTCGGCCTGTTGACGGCGTTGGTGAAGCTCATTCAGGTGCTTCAACAACGAGGGGAAATCCCCGTCGTCCGCATGTGCGTCTCGTGCGCCCACTTCCGGCCCAACGAGCACGAGGGAGCCGATCAGCCGCACCACTGCCGCTTTTTTGATGCGCCGTTCGGCGATCAAGCCCTCCGTCTCGATTGCCCCGAATACATCCCCCTGCAAGCCATCCGCGCAAAGGGAGCCTGA
- a CDS encoding universal stress protein: MKILAATDGSKFGRWAVEWSAQIPFAVKPTIRVLHVVDVAGLRAPFMVQPVIVGTERYIQAEVKRLEEHARGTKQEAETWLKESGLKGTVIVDRGAVAETIMKQAKRGVQLLSIGSRGLDALDRFMLGSVSNHAIHHAPCSVLVVKEAPRPVRRILLAVDGSSASEKAVKFLLRHFNPTPDGPEQEPVSVTVTHVMPFLKYPELRQAGTLLAQRYEEKVAKAGFQVEEAMRLGKPASEILTQAKRSKADLIVTGAKGLGAIGRALLGSVSTRVVQHASCSVLVVR, encoded by the coding sequence ATGAAAATTTTGGCGGCGACGGATGGGTCAAAGTTCGGTCGATGGGCGGTCGAGTGGTCGGCGCAGATTCCGTTTGCCGTCAAGCCGACGATTCGAGTGCTGCACGTCGTCGACGTCGCGGGGTTGCGCGCGCCCTTCATGGTGCAGCCCGTCATTGTGGGAACGGAGCGATACATTCAGGCCGAAGTGAAACGGCTGGAGGAGCATGCCCGGGGCACGAAGCAGGAGGCGGAGACCTGGCTTAAGGAGTCGGGGCTCAAAGGAACCGTGATCGTGGATCGCGGCGCCGTGGCGGAGACGATCATGAAACAGGCCAAACGCGGCGTTCAGTTGCTGTCCATCGGCTCGCGGGGACTCGACGCGCTGGATCGCTTCATGCTCGGCAGCGTGTCGAATCACGCGATTCATCACGCGCCCTGTTCCGTCTTGGTCGTGAAGGAAGCGCCCCGCCCCGTGCGGCGGATTCTGCTGGCCGTTGACGGATCGTCGGCGTCGGAAAAGGCGGTGAAGTTTCTGCTTCGACACTTCAACCCCACGCCCGACGGTCCCGAGCAGGAGCCGGTGTCGGTGACCGTCACCCACGTGATGCCGTTTCTCAAGTATCCGGAGCTGCGCCAGGCCGGGACGTTGTTGGCGCAACGGTACGAGGAGAAGGTGGCGAAGGCCGGGTTTCAAGTGGAGGAAGCGATGCGATTGGGGAAGCCGGCCAGCGAGATTCTCACGCAGGCGAAACGCTCGAAGGCCGATTTGATCGTGACCGGCGCCAAGGGGCTCGGCGCGATCGGCCGTGCGTTGCTCGGAAGCGTTTCGACTCGGGTCGTGCAACATGCCTCGTGTTCGGTCCTCGTCGTCCGATGA
- the pfp gene encoding diphosphate--fructose-6-phosphate 1-phosphotransferase: MASERTVMGILVGGGPAPGINSVISAATIRGILGGDDVIGILDGFKWLMEGSTGQVRPLSIEEVSRIHFQGGSYLGTSRANPTKSSEHLDNVLFALSGLGVRRLVTIGGDDTAYSAMKVEERAGDRLQVVHVPKTIDNDLDLPYGIPTFGFQTARHVGVEIVKNLMVDARTTARWYLVVTMGRKAGHLALGIGKAAGATVTIIPEEFRERPVRLRKVVDVLLGAMVKRMEQGRADGVAVVAEGVIEILDPRDLGGLDYVARDEHGHLRLSEVDIGDVLRRELTKQLKAMGLSLTLVAKNVGYELRCADPIPYDIEYTRDLGYCAAQYLLDGGTSAMVSIQNGRFVPIPFKDMVDAATGRTKVRMVDTDSPSYRIARQYMIRLKAEDLDNPQTLGRYAAMTGLSADTFKDRFAWTV; this comes from the coding sequence ATGGCTTCAGAGCGGACCGTGATGGGGATTCTGGTCGGAGGGGGGCCGGCGCCCGGGATCAACAGCGTCATCAGCGCCGCGACGATCCGCGGCATTCTGGGCGGAGACGATGTGATCGGCATCCTGGACGGGTTTAAATGGCTGATGGAGGGAAGCACCGGTCAGGTGAGGCCTCTCTCGATCGAGGAAGTCAGTCGGATTCATTTTCAAGGAGGATCTTATCTGGGGACGTCCCGGGCGAATCCGACGAAATCATCGGAGCACTTGGACAACGTTCTGTTCGCGTTGTCGGGACTGGGTGTCAGGCGACTGGTGACGATCGGAGGCGATGATACGGCGTATTCGGCCATGAAGGTGGAGGAGCGGGCGGGCGACCGTCTTCAGGTCGTTCACGTGCCGAAGACCATCGACAATGATTTGGATCTCCCCTACGGTATTCCCACCTTCGGGTTTCAGACGGCCCGTCACGTCGGGGTCGAAATCGTCAAAAACCTCATGGTCGACGCCCGCACCACCGCGCGCTGGTACCTGGTGGTCACGATGGGGCGCAAGGCGGGCCATTTGGCCTTGGGGATCGGGAAGGCGGCCGGGGCCACGGTGACGATTATTCCGGAGGAGTTTCGGGAGCGGCCGGTTCGCTTGCGGAAAGTCGTCGACGTTCTGCTGGGGGCCATGGTGAAGCGAATGGAACAGGGGCGGGCAGACGGCGTCGCCGTGGTGGCCGAGGGGGTGATCGAGATCCTCGACCCCCGCGATCTCGGAGGGCTGGACTATGTCGCGCGCGATGAACACGGCCATCTGCGGTTGAGCGAGGTGGACATCGGGGACGTGTTGCGGCGGGAACTGACGAAGCAGCTCAAGGCGATGGGACTGTCTCTGACGCTCGTGGCGAAGAACGTGGGCTACGAGCTTCGATGCGCCGATCCAATCCCCTATGACATCGAATACACGCGCGACCTCGGCTATTGCGCGGCGCAATATCTGCTCGACGGTGGCACGTCGGCGATGGTATCAATTCAAAACGGCCGGTTCGTGCCGATTCCGTTCAAGGACATGGTCGATGCCGCCACGGGGCGAACCAAGGTCCGAATGGTGGATACCGACTCGCCGTCGTATCGGATCGCCCGGCAATATATGATTCGACTGAAGGCGGAAGACCTGGATAATCCGCAGACGCTGGGCCGCTATGCGGCCATGACCGGTCTGTCCGCCGATACGTTCAAGGACCGGTTCGCCTGGACGGTTTGA